The Salvelinus fontinalis isolate EN_2023a chromosome 24, ASM2944872v1, whole genome shotgun sequence genome has a segment encoding these proteins:
- the LOC129822266 gene encoding 60S ribosomal export protein NMD3-like: protein MEVLCRHHPAPPFQFVLEKRGGSQRVDELTFFLTATFKPFIMEYMQAPATSSQGNILCCTCGIPIPPNPANMCVSCLRTTVDISEGIPKQVNLHFCKQCERYLQPPASWVQCALESRELLALCLKKLKGNMTKVRLIDAGFLWTEPHSKRIKLKVTIQKEVMNGAILQQVFVVEFVIQGQMCDDCHRVEAKDFWNSVVQVRQKTSHKKTFYYLEQLILKHKLHQNALNIKEINEGIDFYYATKQHAQKMVDFLQCTVPCRSKTSQRLISHDIHSNTFNYKSTYSIEIVPVCKDNVVCLSPRLAQSLGNMGQVCVCARVTSTIHLIDPNTLQIAEVDGGTYWRNPFNSLVSPRQLEEFIVMDTDIIRNQKLGAGAGMRSNKHTLAEVWVQKTSEMDTAQQYHCRTHLGHLLNIGDMVQGFDFANSNVNDEFLNKMNPSHIPDVVLIKKSYNRSKRVKRRNWKLKEMDKDREGMAPEDERQYQDFLEDLEEDEALRKNVNIFRDASKIPVESDTDDEGAPRISLMEMLEDLSLTDATGGEGANMLTE, encoded by the exons ATG GAAGTGCTGTGTCGTCATCATCCTGCTCCTCCTTTCCAGTTTGTGTTGGAGAAACGTGGAGGTTCGCAACGTGTAGATGAATTAACATTCT TTCTCACTGCTACATTCAAGCCATTTATAATGGAGTACATGCAAGCTCCTGCTACAAGCAGTCAGGGGAACAT CCTGTGCTGCACCTGTGGCATCCCCATCCCTCCAAACCCAGCCAACATGTGTGTGTCTTGCCTCAGGACCACAGTGGATATCTCTGAGGGAATCCCCAAGCAAGTCAACCTGCACTTCTGCAAGCAGTGTGAACG GTACTTGCAGCCTCCAGCCTCCTGGGTGCAGTGTGCTCTGGAGTCCAGGGAACTGCTCGCCCTCTGCCTTAAAAAACTGAAGGGCAACATGACTAAA GTGCGTCTGATCGATGCTGGATTCCTGTGGACGGAACCCCACTCCAAGCGGATCAAGTTGAAGGTGACCATACAaaaagag GTGATGAACGGAGCCATCCTTCAGCAGGTGTTTGTGGTAGAGTTTGTCATCCAGGGCCAGATGTGTGACGACTGCCACCGTGTCGAGGCCAAGGACTTCTGGAACTCTGTGGTGCAAGTCAGACAGAAG ACTTCTCACAAGAAGACCTTCTACTACCTGGAGCAGCTGATTCTCAAACACAAACTCCATCAGAACGCACTCAACATCAAGGAGATCAATG AGGGTATTGATTTCTACTATGCCACCAAGCAGCATGCTCAGAAGATGGTGGATTTTCTCCAGTGCACAGTCCCCTGCAG GTCGAAGACCTCCCAGCGCCTCATCTCCCATGACATCCACTCAAACACATTCAACTACAAGAGCACCTACTCCATTGAGATCGTTCCTGTTTGCAAG GACAACGTGGTGTGTCTGTCGCCGCGTCTGGCTCAGAGCCTGGGGAACatgggccaggtgtgtgtgtgcgcccgagTCACCAGCACCATCCACCTGATCGACCCCAACACCCTGCAGa TCGCTGAGGTGGATGGGGGCACATACTGGCGCAACCCCTTCAACAGCCTTGTTAGCCCACGGCAACTGGAGGAGTTCATCGTCATGGATACTGACATCATCAGGAACCAGAAGCTGGGGGCGGGAGCAGGCATGAGGTCCAATAAG CACACTCTGGCTGAGGTGTGGGTGCAGAAGACCTCAGAGATGGACACTGCTCAGCAGTACCACTGTCGCACCCACCTGGGCCACCTGCTCAACATAGGAGACATGGTGCAGGG CTTTGACTTTGCCAATTCCAACGTTAATGACGAGTTTCTGAACAAGATGAACCCTAGTCATATTCCTGACGTG GTGCTGATTAAGAAGAGCTACAACCGCAGCAAGAGGGTGAAGCGCAGGAACTGGAAGCTGAAGGAGATGGACAAAGACAGAGAGGGCATGGCGCCTGAAGACGAGAG ACAATACCAGGACTTCCTAGAGGACCTGGAGGAAGACGAAGCCCTGAGAAAGAACGTCAACATCTTCAGAG ATGCGTCTAAGATTCCAGTGGAGAGTGACACGGATGACGAGGGTGCTCCTCGGATCTCTCTGATGGAGATGCTGGAGGACCTCAGCCTAACAGACGCCACCGGGGGAGAGGGAGCCAACATGCTGACCGAATAG